AGTACAGGTGAGTTGCATGGTTATAGACGACTTTATAATCGTTGTTGGCCAGATTATAAGCGCGATCCGCAACACCCCATTCCCAGATGTTTTGCCATGCGTTCCCCCACAGCGTGGTGTTGGCCATTTCAGAACGAGGATAGACCTGACCATCATGCATCAGACCGTCTTCCCAGCCCGCCATATCCAAGCCATAGTTCGCGGTGATAACGGAAATTCGCTCCACGAAATAACGGCTCAGATCCGAGACACTGTTCACACCATCGGTGTTATTGGCAATAAATGCCTGACAAACCGGAGAGTTCACCCAGGCACCGGCAATTTCGTCACCACCGAAATGGAAGGTTTTGAGAGGCTGAATCCCCTGATGCAGGTCGACCAGGCCTTTTACCACGGCATCCACAAAGTTGTAGGTTGAATCCATGCAGACGTTGATCGCATTGTCGGTAAACATCTGAACAGACAGATATTGCGTGGTGTCATCAAAATCAGTCAGCAGATATTGGTTCGCTTTTTCAAGATTCCCCTGTGCCGCATAGTGATCGTAACGCGCTTCCATGGCTTTGATTGCAGCATGCGCATGTCCCGGAATATCAATTTCTGGCACCACTTCAATATTCAGTGCAGCCGCGTGTGTCAGGATCTCACGATACTCTTGCGCGGTGTAATAGCCATTGGACTCAGGTGTGCCGTCCGGGCCTGCGCCGAGGAAAGGCAGCAAGCAGGTTTTTTCTTCAGGATCGTGACAGCGTTTTGAACCGACTTCGGTTAACTCAGGCAAACCGTCAATCTCAACACGCCAGCCTTCATCATCAGCAAGGCGCAGATGCAGTTTGTTCAGTTTAAAGGCTGCCATTTGATCAAGTAGTTGAAGGATGGAATCTTTGGTCCGGAAGTTCCGCACGGAGTCGACGGACAAACCCCGGTATGCAAAACGTGGTGCATCTGAGATTTGAACAGCTGGAACCTGATTTCCATCAATCAGCTGCAGTAAAGATTGTGAAGCATATAACGCACCTGCGCCGTCTGCTGCGCCAATTGAAATGATGTCTTTTGCCGGATCTACATGGAGGTTATAAGCCTCGTCCCATTTCTGAACGCCATTGACCTGTACCTGGCTCCAGCCAATCTGGATACGTTTTTGAGTTGCAGGCGACCAGGGCACCGCGGTCAGACCCAATTGGTCTGCCAGGAACATGGCCTGATCTTCATAGCCATTGTCGTAAACAATGACCCAGTTGGAATCCAGTGCGACCTGACCTGAACCCATGGCGATTTGAGCGGGGGTCGGAATCACGCCTGTCGCTTGACTCAGGACGCTGAGATCTGCATTTCGCTGATATCGGTCTTGTGCTGTAAAAGGATCGTAATAGTCGGTAATCGCGGCACTGCCGTATCGTTTCCATTGTTGAGGTGTTGAGAAATCAGAAACGAAAGCGAGCTCTTCTGATGGTTTGGTCGGGACCCATCCATTGACACGATTACTCGTGCTGGCAATCAGCGAAGTGAACGTTTCTCCGTTTTCTTGTGAGACCAGATACCAGTTCGGCATGATGTCCGTTTTTGCCACTTGCCAGTCAGACGCATCGAATTCAATGGTCAGGGACTGGCCAGGTGCCAGTGGAACGAAGCTTGCTGTAGGCTCCAGCTTAAACATATCGCCATTGACGTGAGAAATCTTCACCTGATCGGTCAGAACATTTTTCACCATCCGTATGTGGCTGAAATATATAGCCCAGCCAGAGGCGGGCAGTGTTTGAGCGCTTTGATTCGTGAAATCGAGCTTGGCTCGGAAAGAGACCCAGTCCTCCTGAGTGTTATCAATAACAGTGTATTGAACATCCAGCCCCTGACCCAGTTGATCAAGTGTTGTGGCTGGGATGGCGAACGCAGGAGCAGCAAGTGCAGCCGATAAGGCAAATGCCAGTACTGACGTTTTCATCATCTTTGGTTCCTTTTTTCGATGAGTAAAAAATCAGTTTTCAGCCTAACGAGCAGAGTTGATTAATAAAAATATCAATAGATGAAGTTGCAAGGCTGTTTTTCGGAATTGTCGGGGGTCCCAAGAAAAGAATACAACCTAAGGATTTTTTCATTCTGTATTCGTGATAGGGATTGTAAATTTTATACTCACTGTCAATACATTTACCTGACAGATGGCATAAGTACGATAATTCTATATGCGAATCATTGTGTTATCCCTCCTCAAAAAATCATGCCGATTATTTTGGGAGAGGTTGATTCAACCAAGCGTTGTACAAGTGTCAATCAGTGAAAATGATGTTTGAAGATATCGTTTCGTGTCAATTGTACAAAATAGAGCTCTTCGTATGCGGGGCAGTGGGTCATGCAGCAAAGATA
The Photobacterium sp. GJ3 DNA segment above includes these coding regions:
- a CDS encoding family 20 glycosylhydrolase encodes the protein MMKTSVLAFALSAALAAPAFAIPATTLDQLGQGLDVQYTVIDNTQEDWVSFRAKLDFTNQSAQTLPASGWAIYFSHIRMVKNVLTDQVKISHVNGDMFKLEPTASFVPLAPGQSLTIEFDASDWQVAKTDIMPNWYLVSQENGETFTSLIASTSNRVNGWVPTKPSEELAFVSDFSTPQQWKRYGSAAITDYYDPFTAQDRYQRNADLSVLSQATGVIPTPAQIAMGSGQVALDSNWVIVYDNGYEDQAMFLADQLGLTAVPWSPATQKRIQIGWSQVQVNGVQKWDEAYNLHVDPAKDIISIGAADGAGALYASQSLLQLIDGNQVPAVQISDAPRFAYRGLSVDSVRNFRTKDSILQLLDQMAAFKLNKLHLRLADDEGWRVEIDGLPELTEVGSKRCHDPEEKTCLLPFLGAGPDGTPESNGYYTAQEYREILTHAAALNIEVVPEIDIPGHAHAAIKAMEARYDHYAAQGNLEKANQYLLTDFDDTTQYLSVQMFTDNAINVCMDSTYNFVDAVVKGLVDLHQGIQPLKTFHFGGDEIAGAWVNSPVCQAFIANNTDGVNSVSDLSRYFVERISVITANYGLDMAGWEDGLMHDGQVYPRSEMANTTLWGNAWQNIWEWGVADRAYNLANNDYKVVYNHATHLYFDHPYEPDPNERGYYWAPRFTDTRKTFGYMPDDVFANADFTRAGAPITKEDVVASAGVKKLLKPENVLGLQGSLWAETVRTEDQFEGMTFPRVLGLAERAWHTASWEANDNAGIPADEAARNSDYNHFANLLGQKVLPKLEQAGIAFNLPVPGGVIENGVLKANTTFPGLTIEFSADQGASWQTFDALNPPAASAGVQIRTVSGQRTSRVATVN